In Ipomoea triloba cultivar NCNSP0323 chromosome 7, ASM357664v1, a single genomic region encodes these proteins:
- the LOC116024125 gene encoding F-box/LRR-repeat protein At3g03360-like: protein MGARKDIISELPDDVKEKILECLPIRDVARTALLSTDWKDVWLRHGRLVFDTHFLECLRKCEGDKPVGLVNVINHILLHRAGPVKKFSLCISCPGLEGPKPQQSDIDGWCVYLSRNGVEELNISVFGKQYKLPSCIISCPTIKQLILGGFNFDIDCPIDGVGGCIFHGVTSLVFYGVEFKSRINGGVVPNLEKISFSFCVGINNFKICAPKLKSLDLAFVFPAFEPRWLSPHSRLVRAYCLDLLGFGDVAVVAQEFPTTNLQVIWVIESEFGQITVALELLERSPNQCELKIQAENTLSSRLIDKDLKDAASRLMKDSSLSIMI from the exons ATGGGTGCAAGAAAGGATATAATAAGTGAGCTTCCAGACGATGTAAAGGAAAAGATTTTAGAGTGTTTGCCCATTCGAGACGTTGCCAGAACTGCTCTACTCTCTACTGACTGGAAAGATGTTTGGTTGCGCCATGGGCGGCTTGTGTTCGATACCCACTTCTTGGAATGTCTCAGAAAATGCGAGGGTGATAAACCCGTGGGACTCGTCAACGTTATAAACCACATTCTCTTGCACCGTGCTGGTCCGGTTAAGAAATTTAGTCTGTGCATTTCTTGCCCGGGATTGGAAGGTCCTAAGCCGCAACAGTCCGACATAGATGGTTGGTGCGTTTATCTATCAAGAAATGGAGTTGAGGAGCTTAATATCAGTGTATTTGGAAAACAATATAAGTTGCCGTCTTGTATAATCTCGTGCCCAACAATTAAGCAATTGATACTTGGGGGTTTCAATTTTGATATTGATTGCCCCATAGATGGTGTTGGTGGTTGTATATTTCATGGCGTCACTTCATTGGTTTTCTATGGAGTTGAGTTTAAGAGTAGAATCAATGGAGGAGTCGTCCCTAATCTTGAGAAGATTTCTTTTAGTTTCTGTGTTGGGATCAATAATTTTAAGATCTGTGCTCCAAAACTAAAAAGCTTGGATTTGGCTTTTGTTTTTCCTGCATTTGAACCAAGATGGTTGTCGCCTCATTCGAGACTAGTTAGGGCTTATTGCTTAGATTTGTTAGGG TTTGGTGATGTTGCAGTAGTCGCACAGGAGTTCCCAACAACAAATCTGCAAGTAATATGGGTGATAGAATCAGAGTTTGGTCAGATCACTGTTGCTTTGGAATTGCTTGAAAGATCCCCCAACCAATGTGAACTGAAGATTCAAGCAGAAAACACGCTG TCAAGTAGATTGATTGACAAAGATCTTAAAGATGCTGCTTCAAGACTTATGAAAGATTCTTCTTTATCAATCATGATTTGA